In Carettochelys insculpta isolate YL-2023 chromosome 11, ASM3395843v1, whole genome shotgun sequence, a genomic segment contains:
- the LMOD3 gene encoding leiomodin-3 — MSDFNQASDQEVRIEDIDEDEILGNLSPEELRELQCEMEVMAPDPRVPVGMIQKDQTEKAPTGNFDHKSLVDYLYWQKASRRMLEDERVPVSLLPSQRNTEEKFEENTVESDYVDKKNSAGQITEADRKETHYKNEQVVETNPHSAQVEETNEERNYKETEEEEEEEGEEEEDDEDEDEDEEEEDDEQESRIKKPYGDENSNSDQVTKNPCTESGGKTENQENDEKKVSKLQIPKKLAVDTSFIKLSARPSGNQTNLDESLEKVRKNDPNVKELNLNNIENIPKEMLVDFVNAMKKTKNVKTLSLANVGADDNVAFALANMLRENRSITTLNIDSNFISGKGIVAIMRCLQYNETLTELRFHNQRNMLGHQAEMEIARLLKANPTLLKMGYHFELPGPRMVVTNLLSRNLDRQRQKRQEEQKQQQLKEQRELIAMLENGLGLPPGMWEMLGGPMPDLRMCSSIQAPKPPVPKTMPVSRKTEQARKPAPEEQSSEEPASFKMVKLKRTQRKPTIPEYVEPAEKTSLKDVIKTLKPIPRKRPPPLVEITPRDKLLNDIRQSNVAYLKPVPLPKELE, encoded by the exons atgtctgaCTTCAACCAAGCTTCTGACCAGGAAGTCAGAATCGAGGACATCGATGAAGATGAAATCTTAGGAAACTTATCTCCTGAAGAGCTGAGGGAGCTCCAGTGTGAAATGGAAGTCATGGCTCCAGATCCAAGAGTCCCAGTTGGAATGATACAGAAAGATCAGACTGAAAAAGCTCCAACAGGAAACTTTGACCACAAATCTCTTGTTGATTACCTGTATTGGCAGAAGGCATCAAGACGCATGCTAGAGGATGAGAGAGTTCCTGTCAGCCTTTTACCATCTCAG AGAAATACTGAAGAGAAGTTTGAAGAAAATACTGTGGAGAGTGACTATGTTGATAAGAAAAATAGTGCAGGACAGATTACAGAAGCAGACAGAAAAGAAACACATTACAAAAATGAACAGGTTGTAGAGACCAATCCTCATTCAGCACAAGTGGAAGAAACAAATGAAGAAAGAAACTataaagagacagaagaagaggaggaggaggagggggaggaagaagaagatgatgaagatgaagatgaagatgaggaggaagaggatgatgaACAAGAATCAAGAATTAAAAAGCCATATGGAGACGAAAACAGTAACAGTGACCAGGTAACTAAGAACCCATGTACAGAATCgggaggaaagacagaaaaccaAGAAAACGATGAAAAGAAAGTATCCAAACTACAAATTCCAAAGAAGTTAGCTGTAGATACTAGTTTTATTAAGTTGAGTGCAAGACCTTCAGGAAACCAAACCAATTTAGATGAGAGCTTGGAGAAGGTCCGAAAAAATGATCCAAATGTGAAGGAACTCAATCTGAACAACATTGAAAATATCCCAAAGGAAATGCTAGTGGATTTTGTGAATGCCATGAAAAAAACCAAGAATGTAAAAACACTTAGTTTAGCTAATGTGGGAGCTGATGACAATGTAGCTTTTGCCTTGGCCAACATGTTACGTGAAAATAGGAGCATCACTACTCTAAATATTGATTCAAATTTCATCTCGGGCAAGGGAATCGTTGCTATCATGAGATGTTTGCAGTATAATGAGACGTTAACTGAACTGCGTTTTCACAATCAGAGGAACATGTTGGGCCATCAAGCTGAAATGGAAATTGCCAGGCTTCTGAAAGCCAACCCTACGCTGCTGAAGATGGGCTACCACTTTGAACTTCCAGGCCCCAGGATGGTTGTTACCAATCTGCTCAGCAGAAATCTTGACAGACAAAGGCAAAAAAGGCAGGAGGAGCAAAAACAGCAGCAATTAAAAGAGCAGAGAGAGTTAATAGCCATGTTAGAAAATGGACTAGGGTTGCCTCCTGGGATGTGGGAAATGCTTGGCGGACCAATGCCTGACTTAAGGATGTGTAGTTCAATACAAGCCCCCAAGCCACCGGTCCCTAAAACTATGCCTGTGAGCAGGAAAACTGAACAGGCAAGAAAGCCAGCCCCTGAAGAACAGAGCAGTGAGGAACCTGCATCCTTCAAAATGGTCAAACTCAAGAGAACTCAGCGCAAGCCCACTATACCAGAATATGTGGAACCAGCTGAAAAAACAAGTCTGAAAGACGTGATCAAGACTCTTAAACCAATTCCAAGAAAACGACCCCCTCCTCTGGTTGAAATAACCCCAAGAGATAAGCTCTTAAATGACATTCGTCAGAGTAACGTTGCTTATCTTAAACCG